One Aphidius gifuensis isolate YNYX2018 linkage group LG3, ASM1490517v1, whole genome shotgun sequence DNA window includes the following coding sequences:
- the LOC122851911 gene encoding glucosamine-6-phosphate isomerase-like, translating to MRLVICDKVDYVSEWSAKYVMKKILDFKPNENKFFVLGLPTGGTPLGMYKKLIEYYNAGKVSFKYVKTFNMDEYVDLPRDHPESYHYYMYNNFFKHIDIDPQNVHILDGNAPDLNKECEEYEKKISEADGIELFVGGIGPDGHIAFNEPGSSLASRTRVKTLAQDTLEANARFFNNDIDKVPKQALTVGVGTVMDAKEVMILITGSHKAFALYKAVEEGINHMWTVSAFQQHPKTLFICDEDATLELRVKTVKYFKALSEVHMKLIEDDHSISRRSVIE from the exons ATGCGTTTAGTAATTTGCGATAAAGTAGATTACGTATCTGAGTGGTCAGCTAAATacgtgatgaaaaaaatcctGGACTTCAAACCcaacgaaaataaatttttcgttCTTGGTCTTCCAACTG GAGGAACACCTCTCGGAATGTACAAAAAACTAATTGAGTATTATAACGCTGGAAAGGTATCTTTCAAGTACGTCAAAACATTCAACATGGATGAATACGTAGATCTTCCGAGGGATCATCCAGAATCATACCATTACtacatgtataataatttttttaagcacATTGACATTGATCCTCAGAATGTTCATATCTTGGATGGAAACGCACCTGACCTCAACAAAGAATGtgaagaatatgaaaaaaaaatcagtgaaGCTGATGGAATTGAGCTATTTGTTGGAG GGATCGGTCCAGATGGACATATTGCATTTAATGAGCCCGGTTCATCACTTGCCTCTAGAACTCGTGTTAAAACCCTAGCTCAGGATACACTTGAAGCAAACGCAAGATTCTTCAACAATGACATCGATAAAGTACCTAAACAGGCATTGACCGTTGGTGTGGGTACTGTTATGGATGCCAAAGAAGTTATGATATTGATAACTGGATCACACAAAGCATTTGCTCTCTATAAAGCTGTTGAAGAAGGCATCAACCATATGTGGACTGTCTCTGCATTTCAACAGCATccaaaaactttatttatttgtgatgAAGATGCAACACTCGAGTTACGTGTTAAAactgttaaatatttcaag gCACTTAGTGAGGTGCACATGAAACTCATCGAAGATGATCACTCAATATCACGTCGTAGTGTAATTGAATAA
- the LOC122851912 gene encoding FGFR1 oncogene partner 2 homolog — translation MSLTFHQIICDAKKLVGKISDHENAADHLITEIQSVCSQIDNMKEYQEEIDVLNTEAKQRPHTQLIAGIQQETRHLREIQAENKELKNALEDHQIALELIMSKYRIQTSTLIKDCKTDFSSLYNLKLANIITSQAEKIDEMAAVMRVAATLDEESDLKYKENHSRLQKENDDLRKILNLANKYGSLSPAEALQENKIVQTEPE, via the exons ATGTCTCTAACATTTCACCAAATAATTTGTGACGCAAAAAAACTTGTTGGTAAAATATCTGATCACGAAAACGCTGCTGATCATTTGATAACAGAAATTCAATCAGTATGTAGTCAAATTGATAACATGAAAGAATATCAAGAAGAAATCGATGTTTTAAATACCGAGGCTAAGCAGAGACCCCACACACAGCTGATTGCTGGCATTCAACAAGAAACACGACACTTACGAGAAATACAAGCCGAAAATAAAGAACTTAAAAATGCCTTGGAGGATCATCAAATTGCTTTAGAACTAATAATGTCAAAATACAGAATACAAACTTCAACGTTGATCAAGGACTGTAAAACGGATTTTTCGTCgctttacaatttaaaattagcgAAT aTTATTACGAGTCAAGCGGAAAAAATTGACGAAATGGCTGCAGTTATGAGGGTAGCAGCAACGCTTGATGAAGAAAGTGATTtgaaatacaaagaaaatcaCTCAAGAttgcaaaaagaaaatgatgatCTTCGGAAAATACTCAATCTTGCAAATAAATATGGTTCTTTAAGTCCAGCTGAAGCACTAcaagaaaacaaaattgtaCAAACTGAGCCAGAGTGA